The candidate division KSB1 bacterium genome window below encodes:
- a CDS encoding T9SS type A sorting domain-containing protein produces MRGSRVLAALVAAVLALPAGLVAQDELIIPPTDGSTFLNKQIEDDVSRPPGRVYVLKRDGFYLFNGVLTNNGWVLRIRAEEGTGQKPVIYLIADAATGVFPSHFIEMGEDVYLKDIVLVGFIESMEGQIANNPPRLIRSRAAGFDLVIDGCIITQSRGEHIRLEQATRLVKITNCIFANMGDLGTSNLGAGKPIDFRNASCDSAIFINNTFVNFHDRVVRHRASVAAINHFIFDHNTVVNSLGYHGTLVLGWLGKECRITNNLFVDHFIAGADTDRTRQAEFEEPGELDPRNGLGRMAWVLSVPNDTTHWVVTGNYYAVSPEVQAFYDRHAAEGLLGEGPALTHHICSRLGADSSNAFVKEDIVLANRPRPMVNMAEWYRNPNGGNKTKNTPSDKWNRATDDYDRRPWQYFADTLDCSYPTSTAAYTGALGGFPAGDLNWFPAKKAEWEVWVTSVERRQAAPLEFALYQNYPNPFNPCTTIRFNISRPEFVTLKIYDMLGRLVATPLAQRVGAGQHVISFDGSQLPSGVYLYAIQAGRHEAFRKMVLMK; encoded by the coding sequence ATGAGAGGGTCCCGAGTGCTAGCGGCGTTGGTGGCAGCTGTTTTGGCACTGCCAGCTGGGCTCGTTGCTCAGGACGAGCTGATAATTCCCCCGACTGACGGGTCCACGTTCCTCAACAAGCAGATTGAGGACGACGTCAGCCGGCCCCCCGGCCGTGTGTACGTGCTGAAGCGGGACGGCTTCTACCTATTCAATGGTGTGTTGACCAACAATGGCTGGGTTCTGCGCATTAGGGCAGAAGAAGGAACGGGTCAGAAGCCGGTGATCTACCTGATAGCCGACGCGGCAACGGGCGTGTTTCCTTCCCATTTCATCGAGATGGGAGAGGACGTGTATCTTAAGGACATCGTGCTGGTCGGTTTTATCGAGTCAATGGAGGGACAAATCGCCAACAACCCACCACGTTTGATCCGTTCCCGAGCTGCGGGTTTTGACCTTGTCATCGATGGGTGCATAATCACCCAGTCGCGCGGGGAACACATCCGCCTGGAACAGGCGACGCGCCTCGTGAAGATTACAAACTGCATTTTCGCCAATATGGGCGACTTGGGCACCTCGAACCTTGGCGCAGGCAAGCCCATAGACTTCCGCAATGCCTCCTGTGACTCGGCCATTTTCATCAACAACACTTTCGTTAACTTCCACGACCGCGTTGTGCGCCACCGCGCTAGTGTCGCGGCCATCAACCACTTCATATTTGACCACAACACAGTGGTCAACTCGCTAGGCTACCACGGGACGCTGGTCTTGGGTTGGCTTGGTAAGGAGTGCCGCATCACGAACAACCTCTTCGTTGACCATTTCATCGCCGGTGCGGACACCGACCGCACCCGCCAGGCAGAATTTGAGGAGCCGGGCGAGCTGGATCCTCGGAATGGCCTGGGGCGCATGGCCTGGGTACTTTCGGTGCCCAATGACACAACCCACTGGGTGGTAACGGGCAACTATTACGCGGTGAGCCCGGAGGTGCAGGCCTTTTATGACCGCCACGCTGCCGAAGGTCTACTGGGTGAGGGTCCCGCGCTCACGCATCACATCTGCAGCCGACTCGGAGCCGATTCCTCCAACGCTTTCGTCAAGGAAGACATTGTCCTTGCTAACCGGCCACGGCCCATGGTCAACATGGCGGAGTGGTACCGCAACCCCAACGGCGGAAACAAGACCAAGAACACTCCTTCCGACAAGTGGAACCGGGCAACTGATGACTATGATCGCAGGCCGTGGCAATACTTTGCCGACACGCTTGATTGCAGCTACCCGACCTCTACCGCGGCATATACTGGCGCGCTGGGCGGTTTTCCGGCAGGCGACCTCAACTGGTTCCCTGCGAAAAAGGCTGAATGGGAGGTATGGGTGACTTCGGTGGAGCGGCGACAGGCGGCTCCGCTGGAGTTTGCCCTTTATCAGAACTATCCAAATCCATTCAACCCTTGTACCACGATCCGCTTCAACATCAGCAGACCAGAGTTTGTCACGCTTAAGATCTACGATATGCTCGGTCGTCTCGTTGCGACGCCGCTTGCGCAGCGCGTGGGGGCTGGGCAACACGTTATCAGTTTTGACGGCAGCCAATTGCCAAGCGGAGTTTACTTGTACGCCATACAGGCAGGTCGGCACGAGGCGTTTAGGAAGATGGTGCTCATGAAGTAG
- a CDS encoding TonB-dependent receptor, translating to MRPFTTLLCAGSLGVVLFPVVALGQGHIYGVVSDSSTGKPLVGANVYLVGTALGSSTNLEGTFRITRVPAGEYVLRVSYIGYKTKNIPLQVRPGQLLRHDVALALDVLQGQAVVVTAQAVGQAAAINRQLTANTIMNVVSEEKIQEVPDANAAESVGRLPGVSVRRSGGEANKIVLRGLSDKFSAFMVDGVRIAPTDADARGVDLSTISQGSLAGIELYKAITADQDGDAIAGSVNFVTRRAPSSRLMRVDGRGAHNRLSGTYDQYDWVLRYGQRFFGDVLGVQVSANAEKKDRSKENLDLDYELRAIASGTDYEITDFTLNFTDETRYRQGLSVLLDVDTPDRGSIRLNNIFNRTKRNFIEYRRNYPTTGEELFYAARDREQEIGTYTGSLVGDNHLFGFSANWGLSYANSKSEFPFDYEIDFTEPSTTDPQGNPLSHMRPVPTSVLHGPPELIIPYALNNFKMAYLYTAYFRGEENHDTERTGFLNISREYTLGSHLSGEIKLGGKYRDRARDRSRSEVFSPYYNEAFAEYVDSAGTIVRKNFAGTRFASLEKAGNMILMTNFLDPVPAQRKLFGKYALYPLFNRDAVRLWWELNRDGYQDPAGRNPEYERNLEPDALYYDITERVSAAYLMNTLRFGQRVTVVAGVRVEHENNDYLSRYSKGTLSGFPVPTGAIRDTTASHQETVWLPNFHATVRPVSFANVRLAAYKALARPDFNYRLPNVVLKARSTFFPGNNLHVGNPHLKAAKAWNFEVNTSFFGNKIGLLSISAFYKKVEDMFHFMNGLPMVGQSALDSLGIGVKNPFGVNEFVLYFPYNSTKPTVVKGIELEHQANLRFLPGLLGNIVLSYNLSVVRSETFIPSTRVETYEVVVPPLPFPVKKTRYVLEERKQKLEGQPQLFGNFAIGYDIGGFSGRLSVFHQGRFNRTFSVDGRSDVVQNAYTRWDLALKQQITHNLAFMFNLNNLSNLHEGTSVLNRIQGWDLLSTDEIYGWTADVGVRINL from the coding sequence ATGCGCCCCTTCACTACACTTTTGTGTGCAGGGTCCCTGGGGGTAGTACTTTTTCCCGTGGTAGCGTTGGGCCAAGGGCACATCTATGGGGTGGTGAGCGATTCTTCTACCGGCAAGCCGCTCGTGGGTGCCAATGTCTACCTTGTGGGAACAGCGCTGGGTAGCTCCACCAACTTAGAGGGCACCTTCCGCATCACACGGGTGCCTGCAGGGGAGTATGTGTTGCGTGTCTCGTACATCGGTTACAAGACAAAGAACATCCCCCTGCAAGTGCGACCGGGACAGCTTTTGCGGCACGATGTCGCCTTGGCCCTTGATGTGCTCCAGGGGCAGGCGGTAGTTGTTACCGCGCAAGCGGTGGGCCAAGCTGCGGCCATCAACCGGCAGTTGACGGCCAACACGATAATGAATGTGGTCTCGGAGGAGAAAATCCAGGAGGTACCCGACGCCAATGCTGCCGAGTCGGTAGGTCGCCTGCCTGGGGTCTCTGTGCGCCGCTCGGGCGGGGAAGCGAACAAGATCGTCCTCAGAGGGTTGAGTGACAAATTTAGCGCATTCATGGTCGATGGGGTCCGCATTGCTCCGACCGACGCTGACGCCCGGGGCGTTGACCTCAGCACGATTTCTCAGGGATCATTGGCGGGCATCGAGCTGTATAAAGCCATTACCGCCGATCAGGACGGAGATGCTATTGCCGGCAGCGTAAATTTTGTCACCCGCAGGGCCCCTTCTTCACGCCTCATGCGCGTAGACGGACGGGGGGCGCACAATCGCCTGAGTGGTACCTACGACCAGTATGACTGGGTACTTCGTTACGGGCAGCGCTTTTTTGGTGATGTGCTCGGCGTGCAGGTGTCAGCGAACGCAGAGAAGAAGGACAGGAGCAAGGAAAATCTGGACCTGGACTATGAACTGCGAGCAATCGCAAGTGGTACCGATTACGAGATTACGGATTTTACCCTCAACTTCACCGACGAAACGCGCTACCGGCAGGGATTGAGCGTCTTGCTCGATGTAGATACCCCGGACCGTGGTTCCATTCGGCTGAACAACATTTTCAATCGAACAAAAAGAAACTTCATTGAGTATCGGCGCAATTACCCCACCACAGGAGAGGAGCTCTTTTACGCGGCGAGAGACCGGGAACAGGAGATTGGCACCTACACGGGGTCATTGGTCGGAGACAATCATCTCTTTGGCTTCAGCGCCAATTGGGGTTTGTCTTACGCCAACTCCAAATCCGAGTTTCCCTTTGACTATGAGATTGACTTCACCGAACCTTCCACGACCGATCCCCAAGGGAATCCGCTCTCGCACATGCGGCCCGTACCAACCTCGGTACTTCACGGACCACCCGAACTCATCATTCCTTACGCCCTGAACAACTTCAAAATGGCCTACTTGTACACAGCGTATTTCCGTGGGGAGGAAAACCACGACACAGAGAGGACCGGTTTCCTCAACATCTCCCGGGAGTACACCTTGGGCAGCCACCTTTCAGGGGAGATCAAACTCGGGGGGAAGTACCGGGATCGGGCAAGGGATAGGTCGCGTTCCGAAGTGTTCTCTCCTTACTACAATGAAGCTTTTGCGGAATATGTTGACTCGGCCGGTACTATTGTTCGCAAGAATTTTGCGGGCACCCGGTTTGCGAGCCTGGAGAAGGCCGGCAACATGATTCTGATGACCAATTTCCTCGATCCTGTTCCGGCGCAGAGGAAGCTCTTTGGTAAGTATGCCCTCTACCCTCTATTCAACCGAGATGCTGTTCGCTTATGGTGGGAGCTGAATCGCGATGGCTATCAAGATCCTGCGGGGCGAAATCCCGAATATGAACGGAATCTTGAGCCGGATGCCCTCTACTACGACATCACCGAACGTGTGTCTGCAGCCTACCTAATGAACACTCTACGGTTTGGGCAGAGGGTGACGGTCGTGGCAGGGGTCCGGGTTGAGCACGAGAACAACGATTACCTGTCGCGTTACTCAAAGGGGACCTTGAGTGGCTTTCCAGTACCGACCGGCGCCATTCGAGACACCACGGCCTCTCATCAGGAAACAGTTTGGCTGCCGAATTTCCACGCAACGGTGCGTCCGGTTTCTTTTGCGAATGTCCGTCTCGCCGCGTACAAGGCTCTTGCTCGGCCAGATTTCAACTACCGACTGCCGAACGTCGTGTTGAAGGCGCGCAGTACGTTTTTCCCCGGCAACAACCTCCACGTTGGCAACCCACATCTTAAGGCGGCAAAGGCATGGAACTTTGAGGTGAACACCTCCTTTTTCGGAAACAAGATTGGTCTTCTTTCTATCTCCGCTTTCTATAAGAAAGTGGAGGACATGTTCCATTTTATGAACGGTTTGCCCATGGTGGGGCAGTCGGCGCTGGATAGTCTGGGGATTGGGGTAAAGAACCCCTTTGGAGTGAACGAGTTCGTGCTCTATTTCCCGTATAACTCCACCAAGCCGACAGTGGTGAAGGGGATAGAACTGGAACACCAAGCGAACCTCCGTTTTCTGCCTGGCCTGTTAGGCAATATCGTTCTCAGCTACAATCTGTCCGTAGTCCGGTCGGAGACGTTTATCCCAAGCACAAGGGTGGAAACGTACGAAGTTGTGGTTCCACCGCTACCGTTTCCGGTGAAGAAGACCCGGTACGTTTTGGAAGAGCGCAAGCAGAAGTTAGAGGGCCAACCGCAACTCTTCGGCAATTTTGCGATCGGCTATGACATTGGGGGCTTTTCAGGAAGGCTTTCGGTGTTTCACCAGGGACGGTTCAACCGAACATTCTCAGTGGATGGACGTAGTGACGTAGTGCAGAATGCCTATACGCGTTGGGACCTGGCGCTCAAACAGCAGATTACTCACAACCTGGCATTCATGTTCAACCTTAACAATCTGTCGAACCTCCATGAAGGAACGTCGGTGTTGAACAGAATTCAGGGATGGGACCTGCTGAGCACAGATGAGATCTATGGATGGACCGCGGATGTGGGCGTACGCATCAACCTTTGA
- a CDS encoding glycoside hydrolase family 88 protein: protein MWEDTSGHKRLAKWSAVSLCTLIIAFGSCERTPGPESQDPLFWATRVAETVMKRQPAGYGDWDYVTGTVLRGFEELWRVTNEERYFSYLKATVDRAVKEDGEIAGYNPGKYSLDDVQEGRLLLFLFKQTGEQKYAKAAQQIREQIRTHPRNALGGLWHKAIYPHQMWLDGLYMAQPFCAEFAAMYGDSTLLEDVFRQFELVERHLRDARTGLYYHGWDHSRQASWADPATGVSPSFWARALGWYMMALVDVLDFVPESHPRRGDLIKSLGNLAQAVRRYQDARTGLWFQVIDQGTRSGNYLESSASAMFVYALAKAVRIGYLDKSYLSTVRKGFQGLTKFTLYQDSGGGVNLVRICKSAGLGGDYHEKVRDGSYEYYVYMEPVVPNDGKGLGPFLAACAELARLSRRVPH from the coding sequence ATGTGGGAAGACACAAGTGGGCACAAGAGGTTGGCAAAGTGGAGCGCGGTTTCCCTCTGCACGCTCATAATAGCGTTCGGCTCATGTGAGCGAACGCCTGGCCCCGAAAGTCAAGACCCACTTTTTTGGGCCACGCGCGTTGCAGAGACAGTGATGAAGCGCCAGCCTGCCGGGTACGGTGACTGGGACTATGTAACAGGGACGGTGTTGCGCGGGTTTGAAGAGCTGTGGCGCGTCACCAACGAGGAACGCTATTTCTCGTACCTCAAGGCCACTGTCGATAGGGCAGTGAAGGAGGACGGCGAGATTGCAGGCTATAACCCGGGCAAGTATAGTCTTGATGACGTGCAAGAAGGCCGGCTCCTCCTGTTCCTGTTCAAACAGACTGGGGAACAAAAATACGCAAAGGCAGCCCAGCAGATACGGGAACAGATCAGAACACACCCGCGCAATGCTCTTGGGGGATTGTGGCATAAGGCAATCTATCCGCATCAGATGTGGTTGGATGGACTCTACATGGCGCAGCCATTCTGTGCAGAGTTTGCCGCAATGTATGGGGACAGCACCCTGCTGGAGGACGTTTTCCGGCAATTCGAGCTTGTAGAACGGCACCTGCGCGATGCTCGGACTGGGCTCTATTATCACGGTTGGGACCACTCACGGCAAGCAAGCTGGGCAGATCCGGCCACTGGTGTATCGCCTTCCTTTTGGGCTCGAGCCCTGGGATGGTACATGATGGCTCTTGTTGACGTGTTGGATTTTGTCCCGGAAAGCCACCCGAGGCGCGGCGACCTCATCAAGTCGTTGGGTAACCTAGCTCAAGCCGTGCGCAGGTACCAGGATGCCCGTACGGGGCTCTGGTTCCAGGTCATAGATCAAGGGACCCGCTCCGGGAACTACCTCGAAAGCTCGGCATCCGCGATGTTCGTCTATGCGCTGGCAAAAGCAGTACGCATCGGATACTTGGACAAATCGTATCTCTCAACTGTTCGAAAAGGATTTCAAGGACTGACAAAGTTTACGCTGTACCAGGATTCAGGCGGAGGTGTTAACCTGGTAAGGATATGCAAGAGTGCTGGTCTGGGTGGAGACTACCATGAGAAAGTACGCGATGGCAGCTACGAGTACTATGTGTACATGGAGCCAGTGGTCCCTAACGACGGCAAGGGGCTCGGGCCTTTCCTTGCTGCCTGTGCCGAACTGGCGAGGCTTTCACGTCGCGTACCACATTGA
- a CDS encoding pectate lyase has product MRVVLVITSLVAVAYLSAQPLAFPGAEGFGRFVSGGRGGRVIEVTSLDDSGPGTLRAALTQPGPRTVVFRVGGTITLLSPLVITCDSVTVAGQTAPGDGICIRGYPLIVDADNVIIRYIRVRMGDLAKTEGDALSVMFRKDIIIDHCSFSWATDEVLTVRDNENTTVQWCIIAESLNRSYHHKGSHGYGGIWGGKGASFHHNLLAHHASRNPRFNGSRYHGEPERELVDFRNNVIYNWGEQSAYGGEGGRYNVVGNYYKYGPATRHKNRIVEPWSDQGRWYIADNYVFGFNQITEDNWAGGVQGDFWRKVRAAEPFVVAPVTTHSAEAAYALVLAQAGAVLPRRDQVDERIIQEVRTGTARFGSGKRGIIDSQEQVGGWPELRNGDAPADSDHDGMPDVWELARNLNPNDPADGNADPDGDGYTNLEDYFDALCHQEAILRGETGGNGASDRKW; this is encoded by the coding sequence ATGCGAGTCGTTCTTGTCATAACCAGCCTCGTGGCTGTGGCCTACCTCTCTGCGCAGCCGCTTGCTTTTCCGGGCGCTGAGGGCTTTGGCCGCTTCGTGAGTGGCGGTCGCGGGGGGAGAGTAATCGAGGTCACCAGCCTGGACGATTCAGGTCCCGGCACCTTACGCGCGGCTCTCACTCAACCTGGGCCGCGAACTGTGGTGTTCAGGGTCGGAGGCACTATTACGTTGCTCTCACCTCTGGTGATCACATGCGATAGCGTGACAGTCGCCGGCCAGACAGCCCCGGGGGACGGTATCTGTATACGCGGCTATCCACTCATCGTTGACGCTGATAATGTGATCATCCGCTACATCCGGGTGCGGATGGGTGACCTTGCGAAAACCGAGGGGGACGCGCTCAGTGTCATGTTCCGGAAGGACATCATCATTGACCATTGTTCATTTAGCTGGGCCACTGACGAGGTGCTGACAGTCCGGGATAACGAGAACACCACAGTGCAATGGTGCATCATTGCCGAAAGCCTGAACCGGTCCTACCACCACAAGGGCTCACACGGCTATGGCGGCATTTGGGGCGGCAAGGGTGCTTCATTTCACCACAACCTGCTCGCTCACCATGCGAGCAGAAATCCACGCTTCAACGGCAGCCGTTACCACGGAGAACCCGAGCGTGAACTGGTCGATTTCCGGAACAACGTGATCTACAACTGGGGGGAGCAAAGTGCCTATGGAGGGGAAGGTGGTCGATACAATGTTGTCGGAAACTATTACAAGTATGGCCCGGCAACGAGGCACAAGAACAGGATCGTGGAGCCGTGGAGCGACCAGGGCCGTTGGTACATAGCCGACAACTACGTTTTCGGCTTCAACCAAATCACAGAGGACAACTGGGCCGGGGGAGTTCAGGGTGACTTCTGGCGCAAGGTTCGAGCTGCAGAACCTTTTGTCGTGGCTCCAGTGACCACGCACAGCGCCGAGGCTGCCTACGCATTGGTCCTGGCGCAGGCGGGGGCGGTGCTGCCCAGGCGCGACCAGGTGGATGAGCGGATCATCCAGGAGGTGCGCACCGGCACAGCGAGGTTCGGCTCGGGCAAACGCGGGATCATCGATTCACAGGAACAAGTGGGGGGATGGCCTGAGCTTCGCAATGGGGACGCGCCTGCTGATTCTGACCACGACGGCATGCCCGACGTGTGGGAATTGGCGCGAAACCTTAACCCCAACGATCCTGCAGATGGCAATGCCGACCCTGACGGAGATGGGTACACAAACCTGGAGGATTATTTTGATGCCTTGTGTCACCAAGAGGCCATCCTCCGAGGAGAAACGGGAGGGAACGGTGCATCAGACCGCAAGTGGTGA
- a CDS encoding glycoside hydrolase family 28 protein, which translates to MIRGSPAIKRLPKGLWPFGFALLLGFLAALWPGCQHQNPGWNSVEAILQRITPPTFPARTFVVTNFGAIGDGQTDCTAALQAAIDACHAAGGGLVLVPEGSFLTGAIHLKSRVNLHLEKGARMLFSRDPKKYLPVVYTRFEGVECMNYSPFIYAFGQEDVAITGEGTLDGQADTTVWWPWCGNPKHGWFPGAPKQDLDREQLFRMAEEGVPGEKRIFGEGHYLRPNFIQFYKCKRVLVEGVTIERSPMWVIHPVLCENVTVRGVRVVSHGPNNDGCNPESSRDVLITDCYFDTGDDCIAIKSGRNADGRRVGIPSENIVVRNCTMRDGHGGVVMGSETTGGCRNIFVEDCVMDSPNLERALRIKTNSLRGGTVENVFMRNVQVGEVKEAVVHIFYHYGEGDVGFHTPVVRNIFLTNVSSKKSRYALFVKAYERSPVRNLRLEHCSFDGVQSGNVLEHVQGIFFKDVTINGVKVSPAGS; encoded by the coding sequence ATGATCAGAGGGAGCCCGGCCATCAAAAGGTTGCCCAAGGGCCTTTGGCCTTTCGGGTTTGCACTCCTTCTCGGGTTTCTTGCGGCCCTTTGGCCGGGATGTCAGCACCAAAACCCGGGTTGGAACAGTGTCGAGGCAATTCTGCAACGCATCACGCCTCCCACTTTTCCAGCTCGTACCTTTGTGGTTACTAACTTCGGGGCGATCGGCGATGGCCAGACCGATTGCACAGCGGCTCTCCAGGCTGCCATTGACGCGTGTCACGCTGCAGGCGGTGGGCTGGTGCTCGTGCCAGAAGGGAGCTTTCTCACCGGCGCAATCCATCTCAAGAGCAGGGTGAACCTTCATCTCGAAAAAGGCGCGAGAATGCTCTTCAGCAGAGACCCCAAGAAATACCTCCCCGTGGTCTATACCAGGTTCGAGGGAGTGGAGTGCATGAACTATTCACCGTTCATCTACGCCTTCGGACAAGAGGATGTGGCGATCACCGGTGAAGGAACTTTGGACGGTCAGGCGGATACAACAGTGTGGTGGCCTTGGTGCGGCAACCCTAAGCATGGCTGGTTTCCCGGGGCCCCAAAGCAGGACTTGGATCGGGAGCAGCTTTTCCGCATGGCGGAGGAGGGAGTACCAGGCGAAAAGCGAATCTTTGGCGAAGGACACTACTTGCGGCCAAACTTCATCCAGTTCTACAAGTGCAAGAGAGTGCTGGTTGAAGGTGTGACCATCGAACGCTCGCCGATGTGGGTCATTCACCCTGTGCTCTGTGAGAATGTGACCGTGCGAGGGGTAAGGGTGGTAAGCCATGGCCCAAACAACGATGGGTGTAACCCAGAGTCTTCCCGCGATGTTCTGATTACCGACTGCTACTTCGACACTGGCGATGATTGCATCGCCATCAAGTCCGGCCGGAATGCCGACGGAAGGCGAGTGGGTATACCGAGCGAAAACATCGTGGTGCGCAATTGCACCATGAGGGATGGGCATGGTGGCGTCGTAATGGGAAGTGAGACCACAGGAGGGTGCCGGAACATTTTCGTCGAAGACTGCGTGATGGACAGCCCCAACCTGGAGAGAGCCTTGCGCATAAAAACCAACTCGCTGCGGGGCGGCACGGTCGAAAACGTCTTTATGCGCAACGTGCAAGTGGGTGAGGTGAAGGAGGCAGTGGTCCACATCTTCTACCATTATGGCGAAGGCGATGTGGGATTTCACACCCCAGTTGTTCGCAATATTTTCTTGACAAACGTGAGCAGCAAGAAGAGTCGGTATGCTCTATTTGTCAAAGCCTACGAGCGGTCCCCCGTCAGGAATTTGCGACTGGAACATTGTTCGTTTGACGGTGTGCAGAGCGGCAACGTTTTGGAGCACGTGCAAGGGATCTTCTTCAAGGACGTGACCATCAACGGCGTGAAGGTTAGTCCCGCTGGCTCTTAG